Proteins encoded together in one Candidatus Coatesbacteria bacterium window:
- a CDS encoding T9SS type A sorting domain-containing protein has translation MEAWDTTLLPDGDYTVYVKAVDQYGNETTESMAVTIDNVQTDIVLASFEAQPDDEGLLLHWQTTGEDPAGYRLLRSRDGEAWNVLHERPLQSSGYLDRDAPTDVELNYRLEALGADGRPILLGELTARRQPADGPTLDLAEPWPNPARGPVNVLFELPAQTEVVLAVYDTAGRRVATLTDGALPAGRHTAVWNAHAAPGLYLLRLESTADTLTRRIVVER, from the coding sequence ATGGAGGCCTGGGACACCACCCTGCTGCCCGACGGAGATTACACCGTCTACGTCAAAGCCGTCGATCAGTACGGCAACGAAACGACGGAGTCGATGGCCGTGACCATCGACAACGTCCAGACCGACATCGTCCTGGCGTCCTTCGAGGCTCAACCCGACGACGAGGGCCTGCTGCTGCACTGGCAAACCACCGGAGAGGATCCGGCGGGCTACCGCCTGCTGCGCAGCCGGGACGGCGAAGCCTGGAACGTGCTTCACGAGCGACCCCTGCAAAGCTCCGGCTACCTGGACCGCGACGCCCCCACCGACGTCGAGCTGAACTACCGTCTGGAGGCCCTGGGCGCCGACGGCCGACCCATCCTGCTGGGCGAGCTGACCGCCCGACGCCAACCCGCCGACGGACCAACGCTGGATCTGGCCGAACCCTGGCCCAACCCCGCCAGGGGTCCGGTCAACGTGCTCTTCGAACTGCCGGCGCAAACCGAGGTCGTGCTGGCCGTCTACGACACCGCCGGACGCCGGGTGGCCACCCTGACCGACGGCGCCCTGCCCGCCGGACGGCACACCGCCGTCTGGAACGCGCACGCCGCCCCCGGGCTCTACCTGCTGCGCCTGGAGAGCACCGCCGACACCCTGACCCGCCGCATCGTCGTCGAGCGCTGA